A section of the Falco peregrinus isolate bFalPer1 chromosome 3, bFalPer1.pri, whole genome shotgun sequence genome encodes:
- the YTHDF2 gene encoding YTH domain-containing family protein 2 isoform X1 codes for MSASSLLEQRPKGQGNKVQNGSVHQKDGLNDDDFEPYLSPQARPNNAYTAMSDSYLPNYYSPSIGFSYSLGEAAWSTGGDPPMPYLTSYGQLSNGEPHFLPDAMFGQPGALGSTPFLGQHGFNFFPSGIDFSAWGNNSSQGQSTQSSGYSSNYAYAPSSLGGAMIDGQSAFANETLNKAPGMNTIDQGMAALKLGSTDVASSVPKVVGSAVGSGSITSNIVASNSLPPATIAPPKPTSWADIASKPAKQQPKLKTKNGIAGSSLPPPPIKHNMDIGTWDNKGPVAKAPSQALVQNIGQQPAQGSPQPVGQQINNSPPVAQPSSGQQPQPLPPPQPAQLPVPQQTAQPTRWVAPRNRGNGFGQNGVDGNGVGQSQASSGSVPSEPHPVLEKLRSINNYNPKDFDWNPKHGRVFIIKSYSEDDIHRSIKYNIWCSTEHGNKRLDAAYRSMNGKGPVYLLFSVNGSGHFCGVAEMKSAVDYNTCAGVWSQDKWKGRFDVRWIFVKDVPNSQLRHIRLENNENKPVTNSRDTQEVPLEKAKQVLKIIATYKHTTSIFDDFSHYEKRQEEEENVKKERQGRVK; via the coding sequence aataatgcATACACTGCAATGTCCGATTCCTACTTACCAAACTACTACAGTCCCTCCATTGGATTCTCCTACTCCTTAGGCGAAGCTGCCTGGTCTACGGGGGGTGACCCACCCATGCCCTACCTAACCTCTTACGGACAGCTGAGCAACGGGGAGCCTCACTTTCTCCCAGACGCGATGTTTGGGCAGCCGGGGGCCCTTGGCAGCACTCCATTTCTTGGGCAGCACGGCTTTAACTTCTTTCCAAGTGGGATTGACTTTTCGGCTTGGGGGAATAACAGTTCTCAGGGACAATCCACTCAAAGCTCTGGCTATAGTAGCAATTACGCCTATGCCCCTAGCTCGCTGGGTGGAGCCATGATCGACGGGCAGTCTGCCTTTGCTAACGAGACGCTGAACAAAGCTCCTGGCATGAACACCATCGACCAAGGGATGGCAGCTCTGAAGCTGGGCAGCACAGATGTTGCGAGCAGCGTCCCAAAAGTCGTCGGTTCCGCTGTCGGTAGCGGATCCATTACCAGTAATATCGTGGCATCTAACAGTTTGCCTCCAGCTACTATCGCTCCTCCCAAGCCGACCTCCTGGGCTGACATTGCTAGCAAACCGGCTAAGCAGCAGCCCAAGCTGAAGACCAAGAATGGCATTGCAGGGTCGAGTCTTCCACCGCCTCCAATAAAACATAACATGGATATTGGAACTTGGGATAACAAAGGGCCGGTGGCAAAAGCCCCGTCACAAGCCTTAGTTCAGAATATTGgtcagcagccagcccaggggtccccccagcctgtgggtcAGCAGATCAATAACAGCCCACCGGTGGCACAGCCTTCAAGcgggcagcagccccagccgctgccgccgccgcagccagcccagctgcctgtgccGCAGCAGACGGCCCAGCCCACTCGCTGGGTTGCCCCCCGTAATCGCGGCAACGGGTTTGGTCAAAACGGAGTGGACGGTAATGGAGTGGGACAGTCTCAGGCCAGTTCTGGTTCTGTTCCTTCCGAGCCACACCCAGTCTTGGAGAAGTTGAGATCCATCAACAACTACAACCCCAAGGATTTTGACTGGAACCCAAAACATGGCCGGGTTTTCATCATTAAGAGTTACTCTGAGGACGATATCCACCGTTCCATTAAATATAACATCTGGTGCAGTACAGAGCACGGCAACAAGAGACTGGATGCCGCCTATCGCTCCATGAATGGGAAGGGCCCTGTTTACTTACTGTTCAGTGTCAACGGTAGCGGTCACTTCTGCGGAGTAGCAGAAATGAAATCTGCTGTGGACTATAACACGTGTGCGGGTGTGTGGTCCCAGGACAAGTGGAAGGGACGTTTTGATGTCAGGTGGATTTTTGTGAAGGACGTTCCCAACAGCCAGCTGCGGCACATCCGCCTAGAGAACAACGAGAATAAACCAGTGACCAACTCCAGGGACACTCAGGAGGTGCCTCTGGAAAAGGCTAAGCAGGTGTTGAAAATCATTGCCACCTACAAGCACACCACCTCCATCTTTGATGACTTCTCACACTATGAGAAACGccaagaggaggaagaaaatgttaaaaag